A stretch of the Papaver somniferum cultivar HN1 chromosome 6, ASM357369v1, whole genome shotgun sequence genome encodes the following:
- the LOC113286469 gene encoding F-box protein At5g07610-like translates to MDDKIINRIFYVFNPSTSQYRILSPCPSREDGFEVGNASLAFDPLKSPHYEVVCVLSKEDKIFQIDIYSSKTASWRRRSGETFSNKPFLHTKSGVFWNGSLHWVHVTSYPGSTSLKESFVYFDVDREILMDMPVPQIPEGKSWNKKKIGYFGEYKGHLHLIPNYDEYDADFYIFEMEDNHYKQWNLKYRVNLAEVLIACPETFFDNERLSWENEDLYEQLFGLKFSILLVEEEGGGGESSTILIHIPDKIISYDLKNMSIKETHDLPLSLFHTGPSQTLLLGAHQYIESLACV, encoded by the coding sequence ATGGATGACAAGATAATTAACAGAATTTTCTATGTATTCAACCCATCCACAAGTCAGTATAGAATCCTATCTCCATGTCCATCAAGAGAAGATGGTTTCGAAGTTGGGAATGCTAGCTTGGCTTTCGATCCACTGAAATCACCTCATTATGAAGTCGTCTGCGTTTTGTCGAAAGAAGATAAGATCTTTCAGATTGATATTTACTCTTCAAAAACGGCATCTTGGAGGCGGCGATCTGGAGAAACATTCTCTAATAAGCCATTTCTGCATACCAAGTCTGGTGTGTTTTGGAATGGGTCATTGCATTGGGTCCATGTAACCAGCTATCCTGGTTCGACTAGCTTGAAGGAATCTTTTGTTTACTTTGACGTTGATCGAGAAATATTGATGGATATGCCGGTTCCGCAAATACCTGAAGGGAAAAGTtggaataaaaagaaaattgGCTACTTTGGCGAGTACAAGGGTCATTTGCATCTTATTCCAAATTATGATGAATATGATGCGGATTTCTACATATTTGAGATGGAAGACAATCACTATAAGCAGTGGAATTTGAAGTACAGGGTCAATTTAGCGGAAGTGTTAATTGCCTGTCCAGAGACATTTTTTGACAATGAACGCCTGTCCTGGGAGAATGAAGACTTGTATGAACAATTGTTCGGTCTCAAGTTCTCGATATTACttgtagaagaagaaggaggaggaggagaatcaTCAACCATACTGATCCATATACCAGATAAGATTATTTCTTATGATCTTAAGAACATGAGTATCAAGGAAACACATGATTTGCCACTAAGTCTTTTCCATACGGGACCATCGCAAACCCTTTTACTTGGTGCTCATCAATACATCGAGTCACTTGCTTGCGtttga